The Nematostella vectensis chromosome 11, jaNemVect1.1, whole genome shotgun sequence nucleotide sequence GATGAATGATTTTTTAGCTTCGTAATCGTCTTGCTTTTTCAAGAGGTGCTAAATTTCAAGTTAGTCGTTTCCCCGTATGTCTAACGACTTATTTGCGATCTGAAAGGTGATGACTTTCATTTAGCAGTTCTTTTTCCGAGAATAAATGGTTTTCATTCATCACGTGTGTCAGTCGATTACTTCTTGAACTCTTGTTTGCTGGAAGTACTCGAAATTTAGTTTGCTTGAAATACTTGAAAAACACTGAGTTGACAGTTTTTAGAGCGGCTTTAGCGAAGAAAACGGACACGGACTAGGAagggtaggtaggtaggtagtaGAGCTTACACCTGTACACGCGTGTTAGAATTAGCGCGAAGTAGACGCATGTAAGAAGCGATTAAGTTGAAAAGGAAGGGTTCCTTCTCCACTTCCCTCTCCGCTTGCCTCTAAACTTGCCACCGTTTTTCCCACGCGCGGTTGGCATCATGTCTTCGATTCGCCTCTGTCTTCGCTTACGTCCATTATGAAAGGCCTTTAAAAAGAACACCACGCATCTATCAAACATTTTGTTCTTCAATTCGCCGACCAGAACAACATTGCTCCTGGGGAGGAGTGAGCTCGAGACTTGAATCTACGCGAGTAATGTAACTAGATTCCACGCCATTTGTACTGTATTGTTGATTCGGTGGTTTCCAACAGCAGCAGAACTTTCTCACGGCATTACGGAAATCCGTTTTGTACAGTGAATAAATAAGAGGGTCAAGAAATGAATTCCCCACTAGGGTAAAAAGTGAGATATCTTTAAGCGCCTGTGGAACTTTTTGCACATATCCTATCGCTTCAATAATGTTGATGAAAATAAGTGGGAACCAGCAAATTGCGAATGTCGTTATTAAAACAGCAAATACTTTGGCAGCTTTGACTTCGACGGAGATGTTTAACTGTCGTTTTCTTCTGTGTTTTCCTGCTCCAAGTGAAGACTGTCTGCTAAGGCTTTCCAATCTTAGCTCGGCCATTTTTTGGATTTGATGTCTTGTCTCGCGAAACATTTTACAATAAGCCATGCAAATAATTACAGAAATAGCAGTGATGGAAAAAACCAAAAGTCCTTGGTTGATTTGGTTCGCGAGTTTCTTAATATTTGGAGGCTGTGAGTACCAGAATGCAGGTACGAGTGTTATAACCATAGGGATCGTCCACACCAGAATCAGGATCTTATTCACTGTTCGACGGGTCATTTTCGCGTGATAGCTGAGAGGGTGTACTATGGCCTGGTAACGGTCGTACGTAACTCCACAGAAGTTGAACATATACGCGAACAGAATATACCCAATAACATATGGAACGATTAAACCAATTTCAGGCACGTAACTCATCATGAGAAAACATGGAACGAACACGATAGCAACGAGAACGTCCGATACCGCCAAACTCACCACAAATGTGTTAGTTATTGTACGGAGTTTGCGATAGTGACAGTAGAGCGTACAGACGAGTGAATTCCCCACCACTACGAAGCTTGCCATCAGACTGAGAGGTAGCTCAAAGTGATTAAATGGCGGCGAGCCAGTCGCTGTATTATTTGTCACCGTTAGATTGTGAAACCAATCATTGCTTGTGGAACCGGGGATAGTTGGACTTGCCATGTTCGTGTCCTCAGCCTGGTCCAAGTTTCACCTGTTTTGAGGAAAAAATTATAACTATTTAGGATGGTTGTGCGAAGCCGGGCAAAGCTTGCAGATTTGAGTTTATGGTCAACACGGCTCTTAAATCTATGAAGTAAGACTGCACTACTGTCCTCTTGAAGTGATGACACTGCTTTTATGGCAAGCCAACCCGTTGTAAGAAAAGTCTTATATTTGTAAGTGTATGTTAATTTTGGGGGAGGCCGCTGTTAGCTATGTTACATAGGTGCTGgagctaaccaatcagagcccGGCAAGGATCACGCGCGCGCTCAACTCTTAAGTTTTTCGTTTGCTCTTTTTTTCCGAAACAGGTGCGAACGTCTCGACTATTCATGTGAAGTATTCATCTTTCAGTCAGTTCGATCCCCGAAAAAGCTAAAGATGCCAATTTTGGTTGTCATTATATCGGCAGAAATTAGTCCACGCCGCCTTAATTACAAAATACATTCAGTATACAAGCTATCCTAGAATAAACAAGCTTTTTAAAACATATTGAAAGGCTTATAAAGTTTCGTTCGCCTTGTATAAATGTTGTATTTAATATCCCACGCTAATAAGAAAATAAGGATAATAAACGGCGTTTATATATTTCTCTCAAATGAATCTTTATTTCTTCTATTAGATGTCGCAATACAAAAACTGTTTGCCTTTTTGGtttaattgatattttttttcacctttcCACTTCAGGTCACACGTTTTCGAGATACGACAAAATACGAAACAGTTTCCGTTCATGTAATTAAAGGAATAAAAGTCATCTCGAAGCAAAATGACAACTTTCGGCTGTCTTTTGATCAGTGAAATAAAGGTAAGACTACGCTGCCCCATTTGAAACTTAAATACCAGTTGCCGCGTTTAACATTGGGAATGTCTCTTGCGGGAATCTTATAGAGAATAAATCAAACGTGAATTATTGTATTCAATCTGTGCGACTATCTAATTACAGTGTCTCTATTATTTTAATTCATATTATGCGATTAGAGAGTGGATTTCGTGATTTTACTTGAATTAAGGAGGATGTAACGCTGTTCAAGTTCAAGCTTTTAACTACTAGCCATTATTTAGATTATTTCCATGGGAAAGCTGTGGTTTTGGCGGGAGAAGGCGCTATGCGCGTCGTAAAAACACAGAATCACTGCGTCCAATTCGTAAACAATTCGGTTTCTATAATCTTAATCTTTTATGTTCCTAGCCCaaaaaacttttctttttattctctTAAGATAATTCCCTGGATAATATGTAGATTTCATTGTCACATTACATAAAGATATCacgtatttttttcttcttatattAAATTCGTTTTCGATCAACCAAGAATACACTATTACTGTGTCATCAATTTTGTGTATAATACAAACCCCAACTGGAAAGTGCGCTAGAACaaaatttcgaaaatcttAAACCAAAATGTGTAAAACCTCAACCCAAAATTTCTAAAACCTTAAACTGTTTACTACCTGAAATGATAATGGTTatgaaacaaaatgaattATATATTAATTAGTTATGAGTTATAAGTATTTAACAATGATTTGTTATACTAATAGCAAAGGAAATGCGTCTTGAAGATAATGTTTTGTCGTGTCTAAATACAACATCTTAAGTGTGGGTTTCACATCATTGGGAAAAGGTCGAgcatttgatatctgatacgctaatttttttattagaacgtctaattttcagttgaggctggaccgttcttatttttggagcattttcaggctgaatatgttctcagcatgtttttagaatttgatgaATTcctgcttatttttttttcactcagACATTTAATTTACTCGATTTTTCATCTGGAATGTCCCTGTCACATAgagcttcttttttaaatagcaGCTTTAAATTAAACAGCATCATCTTATCAGCTTGTGGCTCAAATGTGACACTTTTTCTATCTttacttatttaaaaatttatGCGTCATTTAGAACTCAAGCTCCTCCCGCCAATCTGTCGCCTAGTTTTCattaaa carries:
- the LOC5518471 gene encoding D(2) dopamine receptor A, whose protein sequence is MASPTIPGSTSNDWFHNLTVTNNTATGSPPFNHFELPLSLMASFVVVGNSLVCTLYCHYRKLRTITNTFVVSLAVSDVLVAIVFVPCFLMMSYVPEIGLIVPYVIGYILFAYMFNFCGVTYDRYQAIVHPLSYHAKMTRRTVNKILILVWTIPMVITLVPAFWYSQPPNIKKLANQINQGLLVFSITAISVIICMAYCKMFRETRHQIQKMAELRLESLSRQSSLGAGKHRRKRQLNISVEVKAAKVFAVLITTFAICWFPLIFINIIEAIGYVQKVPQALKDISLFTLVGNSFLDPLIYSLYKTDFRNAVRKFCCCWKPPNQQYSTNGVESSYITRVDSSLELTPPQEQCCSGRRIEEQNV